Proteins from a single region of Scleropages formosus chromosome 24, fSclFor1.1, whole genome shotgun sequence:
- the slc12a5a gene encoding solute carrier family 12 member 5 produces the protein MLNNATDCEEGDGGPNSQGDGNPKESSPFINSSDVEKSQQYDGKNMALFEEEMDTSPMVSSLLSSLANYSNLPQGSKEHEEAENNEEARKKPVKAPRMGTLMGVYLPCLQNIFGVILFLRMTWLVGIGGVLGTFIIVFMCCSTTMLTAISMSAIATNGVVPAGGSYYMISRSLGPEFGGAVGICFYLGTTFAGAMYILGCIEILLIYIAPHAAIFRLEGLEGPEAEAALLNNMRVYGTCVLTFMAIVVFVGVKYVNKLALVFLACVILSILAVYAGVIKTAFEPPDFPICILGNRTLVWKGFDVCAKMIEQENGTVTTKLWKLFCDSEFLNATCDEYFANNNVSEVQGIPGITSGILAENLFGNYYQKGVAIEKRGIPSVMDPDAPLSSLNRYVLADITSYFTLLVGIYFPSVTGIMAGSNRSGDLRDAQKSIPIGTIMAITTTSLVYMSSVVLFGACIEGVVLRDKFGEAVNGNLVIGTLAWPSPWVIVIGSFFSTCGAGLQSLTGAPRLLQAIARDGIVPFLRVFGHGKANGEPTWALLLTACICESGILIASLDSVAPILSMFFLMCYMFVNLACAVQTLLRTPNWRPRFKFYHWALSFLGMSLCLSLMFICSWYYAIVAMVIASCIYKYIEFRGAEKEWGDGIRGLSLSAARFALMRLEEGPPHTKNWRPQLLVLVSVDAEQNVEQPRMLSLTCQLKAGKGLTIVGTALEGTFLDNHPQAQRAEQSLRKMMETEKVKGFCQVVISSNLRDATSHLIQAGGLGGLQHNTVLVSWPRNWKQAEDHQTWRNFIELVRETTAAHLALLVPKNITAFPSNGERFTEGSIDVWWIVHDGGMLMLLPFLLRQHKVWRKCKMRIFTVAQMDDNSIQMKKDLTTFLYHLRIDAEVEVVEMHDSDISAYTYEKTLVMEQRSQILKQINLTKNEREREIQSITDSSRGSIRRKNPAAVTTQLSVSEEQPGSSEPEKPEEEVQLIHENATPTPTSPQSPAESAETPGDKVHMTWTDKFDGDQAKAPSAPSPEGIKDIFNMKPEWENLNQSNVRRMHTALKLNGVIAKKSQEAKLVLLNMPGPPKNRTGDENYMEFLEVLTEGLNRVLLVRGGGREVITIYS, from the exons GCTCCGAGGATGGGCACCCTGATGGGCGTCTACCTGCCTTGCTTGCAAAATATCTTTGGCGTCATCCTCTTTCTTCGGATGACCTGGCTGGTGGGCATCGGCGGGGTGCTGGGCACCTTCATCATTGTCTTCATGTGCTGCTCCACC ACCATGTTAACAGCTATCTCTATGAGTGCCATCGCCACCAACGGAGTGGTGCCTG CTGGTGGTTCCTACTACATGATTTCACGTTCCCTTGGTCCTGAGTTTGGCGGCGCTGTCGGCATCTGCTTCTACCTGGGGACCACATTTGCCGGAGCCATGTACATCTTGGGCTGCATCGAGATCCTCCTG ATCTACATTGCCCCCCATGCAGCCATCTTCCGGCTGGAAGGCTTGGAGGGGCCAGAGGCGGAGGCAGCCCTGCTCAACAACATGCGTGTGTATGGGACCTGCGTGCTCACTTTCATGGCCATCGTGGTCTTTGTTGGCGTCAAGTACGTCAACAAGCTGGCTCTCGTCTTCCTCGCCTGTGTGATCCTCTCCATCCTGGCCGTCTATGCCGGCGTTATCAAGACTGCCTTCGAGCCGCCAGACTTTCC AATCTGTATCCTAGGGAATCGCACCCTGGTGTGGAAGGGCTTTGACGTGTGCGCCAAGATGATCGAGCAGGAAAATGGCACTGTTACCACCAAGCTGTGGAAGCTGTTCTGTGACTCCGAGTTCCTCAACGCCACCTGTGATGAGTACTTTGCCAACAACAATGTGTCGGAGGTTCAGGGTATCCCAGGCATCACCAGTGGCATTCTGGCAG AGAACCTGTTTGGGAACTACTACCAAAAGGGCGTGGCGATCGAGAAGCGTGGCATTCCCTCTGTGATGGACCCTGATGCCCCCCTGTCAAGTCTCAATCGATATGTTCTGGCAGACATCACCAGCTACTTCACCCTGCTGGTGGGCATCTACTTCCCATCAGTCACAG gaaTCATGGCTGGCTCCAACCGCTCAGGAGACCTGCGGGATGCACAGAAGTCCATCCCCATTGGCACCATCATGGCCATCACCACCACCTCATTAGTCT ATATGTCAAGTGTGGTGCTGTTTGGTGCCTGCATTGAGGGAGTGGTGCTCAGAGACAA GTTTGGAGAAGCCGTCAACGGCAATCTAGTGATCGGCACTCTAGCCTGGCCTTCACCATGGGTGATTGTGATTGGCTCTTTCTTCTCCACCTGTGGGGCGGGGCTTCAGAGCTTGACTGGAGCGCCGCGCCTCCTGCAGGCCATCGCTCGTGACGGCATCGTGCCTTTCCTCAGG GTGTTTGGCCATGGCAAGGCGAACGGTGAGCCCACCTGGGCCCTGCTGCTCACCGCCTGTATCTGTGAGAGTGGGATCCTCATTGCCTCCCTGGACTCTGTGGCCCCCATCCTCTCCAT GTTCTTCTTGATGTGCTACATGTTCGTCAACCTGGCCTGTGCTGTGCAAACTCTCCTGCGAACACCCAACTGGAGACCCCGCTTCAAGTTCTACCACTG GGCGCTGTCTTTCCTGGGCATGAGCTTGTGTCTGTCACTTATGTTCATCTGCTCCTGGTACTATGCCATCGTCGCCATGGTGATCGCTAGCTGCATCTACAAGTACATCGAGTTCCGCGG GGCAGAGAAGGAGTGGGGAGATGGAATCAGGGGTCTGTCGCTCAGCGCTGCTCGATTTGCTCTCATGAGACTAGAGGAGGGGCCTCCTCACACCAAGAACTGGAG GCCACAGCTGCTGGTGCTGGTGAGCGTGGATGCGGAGCAGAACGTGGAGCAACCCCGAATGCTCTCCTTGACCTGCCAGCTGAAGGCAGGTAAAGGTCTGACCATCGTAGGAACTGCACTGGAGGGCACTTTCCTGGACAACCATCCCCAAGCGCAGCGGGCAGAGCAG TCCCTGAGAAAGATGATGGAGACAGAGAAGGTGAAGGGCTTTTGCCAGGTGGTCATCTCGTCCAATCTGCGAGATGCCACGTCCCATCTTATCCAGGCTGGAGGCCTAGGTGGCTTGCAGCACAACACTGTGTTGGTCAGCTGGCCACGCAACTGGAAGCAGGCTGAGGACCACCAAACCTGGAGGAACTTCATTG AGCTGGTGAGAGAGACCACAGCAGCCCACCTGGCTCTCCTGGTACCCAAGAACATCACGGCATTCCCGTCCAATGGGGAGCGCTTCACCGAGGGAAGCATCGACGTTTGGTGGATCGTGCACGATGGTGGGATGCTCATGCTGTTGCCGTTCCTCCTGCGTCAGCACAAG GTGTGGAGAAAGTGCAAGATGCGTATCTTCACCGTGGCCCAGATGGACGACAACAGCATCCAGATGAAGAAGGACCTCACCACCTTCCTGTATCACTTGCGTATCGATGCCGAGGTGGAAGTGGTGGAGATG CACGACAGCGATATCTCAGCCTACACCTATGAGAAGACCCTCGTGATGGAGCAAAGGTCACAGATCCTGAAGCAGATCAACCTCACCAAGAACGAGCGCGAACGAGAG ATCCAGAGCATCACCGACTCATCCCGCGGGTCCATCCGCCGTAAAAACCCTGCCGCTGTCACCACACAGCTTAGCGTGTCTGAGGAGCAGCCCGGGTCCAGCGAGCCAGAAAAGCCTGAGGAGGAg GTGCAGCTTATCCATGAGAATGCCACACCAACCCCAACCAGCCCCCAGTCACCCGCTGAGAGTGCAGAGACCCCTGGTGACAAGGTGCACATGACCTGGACAGACAAGTTTGACGGAGACCAGGCAAAAGCCCCCAGTGCACCCAGTCCTGAAGGCATCAAGGACATCTTCAACATGAAGCC GGAATGGGAGAATCT AAACCAGTCTAATGTGAGACGCATGCACACTGCACTGAAATTGAACGGCGTCATCGCAAAGAAGTCCCAGGAAGCCAAGCTAGTGCTTCTAAACATGCCGGGCCCACCCAAGAACCGGACTGGCGATGAGAACT ACATGGAATTCCTTGAGGTCCTGACAGAGGGTCTCAATCGGGTCCTCCTTGTGCGTGGCGGAGGACGTGAGGTCATCACCATTTACTCCTGA